In Bactrocera oleae isolate idBacOlea1 chromosome 3, idBacOlea1, whole genome shotgun sequence, a genomic segment contains:
- the LOC106617660 gene encoding uncharacterized protein isoform X3, with amino-acid sequence MELPSMVQRSGDTLIVRSVVSGNQLYLDQGAASTNNLNNNKHSSPSLLQQQQQQSINATNLSNSTLEQFERYRAAAAQYHLQQQQHQNATQQQQNAAAATAVAQQQAMELKDEGLPQCKIKRNYSCSYCTYFTQNPRYHLTHLRDVHGEKIVINKCKLCLYASRHFQKLVRHMKMVHGCTDGVTGGHGQPRGKRGMSREARKRKLEQSVGLGSAPLEINSGGSNMGMNEGMPTYEQVKRELELQRESLMAVVYERELQAQRERELEVRQQTQNAYEQEIQAATAVAATDTQRRQSPLNTINNNSNNANAITNGSSNSVINNQNEFQLPPAHQQPLNINTHSIELSSSPTDSVSSGQGTDAATSAALQSSGVSLSYVGDEPSQNRLLKCSLCDFTTLFRAQLLDHEMDEHCKTKFFRCEKCSYVTHIKARFSKHVKYHSMPMIKCVTCDFRTPYKWNLDRHMKNHGGAGPFKCAACDFTADIKQSLTVHEMNHHVPPVGHAAGMSLARRRNKVGGTDLCDDFLSDSVDLIEDHYNNNNLDEYDEALMTVEPYSKRSKYDDDEPTDLSAKGGSSDTSSVHNQSVSLTQTPKAKRPIPNLIPIPKNTGSSIMNLSKEFATPRSSLTDIASIFLNDKHISEILEKTDAAQLSPTPTVASTSSHASRSLLLKKSTPGGSFFDKLKSSALTGPNENLICPCGHMAKCLSESIIHRKTCNFAAIAEDDIEEEQDDADDRLEIDFADDDDRQSHSALNLSVSGSTRCKHCRHRCKSSTDLLNHLKQCTEASRCGNDSFDSLSGESNGGRVGCADSNAEQHPMENRVFIWNKIPGGEPRQREGSQCSDSRGQANNTMESSGSSGHGASSATCEENSYYGVETAPGYGEVTKKMTPEEEAANSSLKKVYKCPHCSFWASTASRFHVHIVGHLNKKPFECSLCSYRSNWRWDITKHIRLKTIRDPSHKNARVLMNDETGRRNYTKYNKYITLMKVTEEDGDPKLMKSGEMTPNQVASLSFINDFNKGVVSNALTSTHLNGIKEDITLEPIPSKSSNGGSGNNSGDQINESFIRIPFLATMMNAAMAQQQHQQQKDPDQGQATMITPSVTISAVKRSPPPLMKPSDDLVTDVRQEGNEKKTFYRCRKCSFRHTNRDAVLAHVKIHYQDANYPIVTATATTSPKSANSQQQHNTPLQVTVNPNIYMNKVLAAMCLSQQPNSSTPTNNNNNDQQHSIISAGLLQQAIQGASPNSPLGCLALTLAGKSPAKATASILEHGEQKATQNEASAPRPTSPKQQQQQHNNNQNNISLANLATSSATTPSPHSSGGSNANGGVGMVGTPTSASSLQHLLTSPRGTYTSSSNSSLRNAVHSPTTISNNNNNGGSVGGVTNNNNNNKNLVMGALTVLKHNSAATNTNDSVFGSPTSIGNAAPDANATSSAVLASPNAVAAQHNTPSGTTRHCRLKHAGDIRIETLDRSVNSNERNAPAVYRPLGSGATNESNYGQTLKALQQQQHHLQQQHQQQQSPHLNNMSGPPGNSVLMSNHKNEQHLLHSPLAGTAAANAATTPQELQQAAAAYIAATYKAAAAAANSAGNGSAAAAVAAAAALGLSSEDLMLHQQLQQNDQIEITRLPPGVGNPAAGQSSQSQLQQPQQQQQQQQLNSKCKQQKCPMCPYISESKSQMNYHISLHKPTQYECSLCTFVCAKKQHLSSHMRTVHQQHNLGASNQMSNSISAAINSMDFSMALQLAAVAQAQQDPSSLNSSLAIDLTALKQKISAVQQQQQQQQRQSQQAAALNTQQQQQQHLHLNAQSAAENQIKCILYCPKCPARYMQKYTDTSTAKAELEEHLKYHSGSDTMTRMGNSKQTAAPAFKCEFCDYAAAHEAYIQKHRYVHTQNYQDKCAELYKHVHEDADYAPPKLMQITLAKSLQQAPETIWIVDNDLNEHCKEQQQQHASISSSSVTPTTMSTLASATMPATAHFDTANSLLKKQLESGMGGSSGVGGSAALRHSPSPTHTPKELNAADADDSSNMPSTSASVATSDLAVDGGSDFTSSIASPAPMEKCLYCPYETKHTTLYKTHLQHHICISNQKETFTCEHCDYTDAKQEHIEEHTRVHFNAVEKLKSVAFFTSYDNLELSVEQEGDADESVTAPMTSAEQELECQNERQADNSKSENGCCEAQDTIQNGNAVADVSAMLLLNIKQEHNNNNEEHVINENVLKEQQLSAASAPKGGSSSSSGSAIQIKLDSDDRATETTTTTTATVAENMKKPCNKIILYKNDGCLSIKREGSCNSSSNSNNNASSNCENISDRLRRRISRNNSNNANHLNGNTNNNNNNNINDEQTVAAAGCGSGAQPPSHKTILVNAKTGQVISRN; translated from the exons ATGGAACTGCCCTCGATGGTGCAACGCTCCGGCGACACGCTTATTGTGCGTAGTGTCGTCAGCGGCAATCAATTGTACTTGGATCAGGGTGCCGCTTCCACAAATAatctaaacaacaacaaacatagtAGTCCTTCACtactgcagcaacaacagcaacagtcgATTAACGCCACCAACTTATCAAATAGCACATTGGAACAATTCGAACGTTATCGTGCTGCAGCGGCGCAATATCatctacaacagcaacaacaccaaaatgccacacaacagcaacaaaatgctGCGGCTGCTACGGCGGTAGCACAACAACAAGCGATGGAACTGAAGGATGAGGGGCTGCCACAATGTAAAATCAAGCGAAATTATAGCTGTAGTTACTGCACATATTTCACACAGAATCCGCGTTATCACCTAACCCATCTGCGCGATGTGCATGGTGAAAAGATTGTCATCAATAAGTGCAAGTTGTGTTTGTATGCGTCGCGACATTTCCAAAAATTGGTGCGACACATGAAAATGGTGCACGGTTGCACCGATGGTGTGACCGGTGGGCATGGACAGCCGCGTGGCAAACGCGGTATGAGTCGGGAGGCACGCAAACGAAAGCTAGAGCAAAGTGTGGGACTGGGAAGTGCGCCATTGGAAATCAACAGCGGCGGTAGTAATATGGGAATGAATGAGGGCATGCCGACTTATGAGCAG GTGAAACGCGAACTGGAGCTGCAACGCGAATCTCTCATGGCCGTTGTCTATGAACGGGAATTGCAAGCACAACGTGAACGTGAGCTTGAAGTCCGTCAGCAAACACAAAACGCCTACGAACAAGAAATACAAGCAGCAACCGCTGTTGCAGCAACGGATACACAACGCCGTCAATCGCCACTAAATACAATAAACAATAATAGTAACAATGCCAACGCTATTACAAATGGCAGTAGCAACAGCGTCATTAATAACCAAAACGAATTTCAATTGCCACCCGCGCATCAGCAACCGCTTAATATCAATACACACAGCATCGAGTTGTCTTCATCGCCCACCGATTCGGTTTCATCGGGACAAGGTACTGATGCTGCCACCTCAGCAGCATTACAATCCAGTGGCGTTTCATTGTCATATGTGGGCGATGAACCCTCACAGAATAGGCTCTTAAAGTGCAGCCTCTGCGATTTCACAACCTTATTCCGCGCTCAATTGTTGGACCATGAAATGGATGAGCATTGTAAAACGAAATTCTTCCGCTGTGAGAAATGTTCGTATGTAACACATATAAAGGCTCGCTTTAGCAAACATGTTAAATATCACTCAATGCCTATGATTAAGTGCGTCACTTGCGATTTTCGCACACCCTACAAATGGAATCTCGATCGACATATGAAAAATCATGGTGGCGCTGGTCCTTTCAAGTGTGCCGCCTGCGATTTCACCGCCGATATCAAGCAATCGCTGACTGTGCACGAAATGAACCATCATGTGCCACCAGTGGGACATGCAGCGGGCATGTCGTTGGCGCGACGACGCAACAAAGTCGGTGGTACGGACTTATGCGATGACTTCCTTAGCGATTCTGTAGATTTAATAGAAGAtcattacaataacaataatctcGACGAATATGATGAAGCTTTAATGACTGTGGAACCATACAGTAAACGTAGTAAATATGATGATGACGAACCCACCGACTTGTCGGCGAAAGGTGGCTCCTCCGATACATCTTCCGTGCATAATCAAAGTGTGAGTTTAACGCAAACGCCAAAAGCGAAACGGCCCATACCGAATCTCATTCCGATACCGAAAAATACCGGTTCAAG CATTATGAACCTTTCCAAAGAGTTTGCCACACCACGCAGCTCACTTACTGATATCGCTTCCATTTTCCTCAATGACAAGCATATTTCCGAAATACTTGAGAAGACGGATGCCGCCCAATTGTCACCTACCCCCACCGTCGCGTCCACTTCAAGTCACGCCTCACGTAGTTTATTGCTGAAGAAGTCCACTCCTGGTGGCAGCTTTTTCGACAAACTAAAGTCCTCTGCCTTGACTGGACCAAATGAAAATCTTATATGCCCTTGTGGTCATATGGCAAAATGCTTGTCCGAATCGATAATACATCGTAAGACTTGCAATTTCGCCGCAATCGCCGAAGATGACATCGAAGAGGAGCAAGATGATGCTGATGATCGTTTGGAAATCGATTTTGCAGATGACGATGATCGACAGTCACATTCGGCACTAAATTTGAGCGTTAGCGGTTCGACACGATGTAAGCATTGTCGCCACCGTTGCAAGTCATCGACAGATCTATTGAATCATCTTAAGCAATGCACAGAAGCTAGTCGTTGCGGTAATGATTCGTTTGATTCGCTCTCTGGTGAGAGCAACGGTGGACGTGTTGGTTGCGCTGATTCCAATGCTGAACAGCATCCCATGGAGAATCGTGTAtttatttggaataaaattCCGGGCGGTGAGCCGCGACAACGTGAAGGTAGCCAGTGCTCAGATAGTCGCGGACAGGCTAACAATACAATGGAGTCTTCCGGCAGCAGCGGGCACGGCGCCAGTAGTGCCACATGTGAGGAAAACAGTTATTATGGTGTTGAAACGGCGCCAGGTTATGGGGAG GTAACGAAAAAGATGACACCCGAAGAAGAAGCAGCTAATTCTTCATTAAAAAAGGTATACAAATGTCCACACTGTTCCTTTTGGGCGTCCACAGCTTCCCGCTTTCATGTACACATCGTGGGTCATTTGAATAAGAAACCGTTTGAATGTTCGCTCTGCTCATACCGTTCCAATTGGCGTTGGGATATAACAAAGCACATACGCCTAAAGACCATACGCGATCCGAGTCACAAGAATGCACGTGTCTTGATGAATGATGAGACCGGTCGTCGCAACTATaccaaatacaataaatatataacattgaTGAAAGTAACTGAAGAAGATGGTGAtccaaaattaatgaaatctgGCGAGATGACGCCTAATCAGGTCGCTTCGCTTTCCTTCATCAATGACTTTAACAAAGGTGTGGTGTCGAATGCATTGACATCCACACATTTGAATGGCATAAAGGAGGACATAACCCTCGAACCGATACCATCCAAATCAAGCAATGGCGGTAGTGGCAATAATAGCGGTGATCAAATAAACGAGAGTTTCATACGTATACCTTTCCTCGCTACAATGATGAATGCTGCTATGGCGCAACAACAGCATCAGCAGCAGAAGGATCCGGATCAAGGTCAAGCAACCATGATTACACCTTCAGTTACGATTTCCGCTGTGAAACGTTCGCCACCGCCGCTCATGAAGCCAAGTGATGATCTCGTCACGGACGTACGACAGGAGGGGAATGAGAAGAAAACTTTCTATCGTTGTCGTAAATGCAGTTTTcg ACATACCAATCGCGATGCGGTACTCGCCCACGTCAAAATACATTATCAGGATGCCAATTACCCGATtgtaacagcaacagcaacaacttcgCCCAAATCGGCGAattcgcaacaacaacacaacacaccacttcAAGTGACTGTGAatccaaatatttatatgaacaaaGTTCTCGCCGCAATGTGCCTTTCGCAACAACCGAATTCGAGTAcaccaaccaacaacaacaataatgatcAACAGCATTCCATAATATCTGCCGGTCTACTACAACAAGCTATACAGGGTGCCTCACCAAATTCACCACTCGGCTGTTTAGCACTAACGCTCGCCGGCAAGAGTCCAGCAAAAGCAACTGCTTCTATTTTAGAGCACGGTGAGCAGAAAGCGACACAAAACGAGGCAAGTGCCCCAAGGCCTACGTCgcccaaacaacaacaacaacaacacaacaacaatcaaaataATATAAGCTTAGCCAATTTGGCGACATCATCAGCGACCACGCCTTCTCCCCACTCCTCTGGCGGCAGTAATGCGAACGGTGGTGTTGGTATGGTCGGTACGCCCACATCAGCATCATCGTTGCAACACTTGTTGACCTCACCGCGCGGCACTTACACATCATCATCCAATTCATCATTACGCAATGCCGTACATTCGCCTACAacaatcagcaacaacaacaacaatggtggTAGTGTTGGTGGTGTtactaataacaataataacaataaaaatttggttatgGGTGCTTTAACAGTTCTGAAACACAACAGCGCAGCAACGAATACAAATGACAGTGTCTTTGGTTCACCAACGAGCATCGGAAACGCAGCACCCGATGCAAATGCTACATCATCAGCCGTACTAGCATCACCAAATGCTGTTGCAGCACAACACAATACACCAAGTGGCACAACA CGGCATTGTCGCTTGAAACACGCTGGCGACATACGCATCGAAACCCTTGATCGCAGCGTCAACAGCAACGAACGTAATGCGCCAGCCGTCTATCGCCCGCTCGGCAGTGGCGCCACCAATGAGTCCAATTATGGGCAAACACTCAAagctttacaacaacaacaacatcacctacagcagcaacaccaacagcaacaatcaCCACATCTGAACAACATGTCCGGTCCGCCGGGCAACTCTGTACTTATGAGCAACCATAAAAACGAACAACACCTATTGCATTCACCATTGGCCGGCACCGCTGCCGCCAATGCCGCGACCACACCACAAGAATTGCAACAAGCTGCCGCTGCTTACATAGCCGCCACATATAAGGCTGCAGCAGCAGCGGCCAATTCAGCTGGCAATGGTTCGGCGGCAGCAGCCGTTGCCGCAGCAGCTGCTCTTGGTCTCAGCAGCGAGGATTTGATGTTGCatcaacaattgcaacaaaacGATCAAATTGAAATAACGCGCTTGCCGCCAGGTGTTGGCAACCCAGCTGCCGGACAGTCGTCGCAATCGCAGCTACaacaaccgcaacaacaacaacagcaacagcaattgaATTCCAAATGCAAGCAGCAAAAATGTCCAATGTGTCCGTACATCTCGGAGAGTAAGTCGCAAATGAATTATCACATCTCGCTGCACAAGCCGACGCAGTACGAGTGTTCGTTGTGTACCTTCGTCTGCGCTAAGAAACAACACTTGAGCAGCCACATGCGTACCGTACATCAACAACACAATTTGGGCGCGTCCAATCAAATGAGCAACAGCATAAGCGCCGCCATCAATTCCATGGACTTCAGCATGGCCCTGCAACTGGCTGCCGTCGCGCAGGCGCAACAG GACCCCTCATCATTAAACTCGTCTCTAGCTATAGATCTTACTGCTTTGAAGCAGAAAATTTCTGCTgttcaacagcaacaacaacaacagcaacgccaATCACAGCAAGCAGCTGCACTAAacactcaacaacaacaacaacaacacctgcACCTAAATGCACAATCTGCCGCTGAAAACCAAATTAAGTGCATACTTTATTGCCCCAAATGTCCTGCGCGCTACATGCAAAAATACACTGACACCTCGACTGCCAAAGCGGAATTGGAGGAGCACCTGAAATACCACAGCGGCAGCGATACGATGACACGAATGGGCAACAGCAAGCAAACCGCCGCACCCGCCTTCAAATGTGAATTCTGCGATTATGCCGCCGCACACGAAGCTTATATACAGAAGCACCGTTATGTGCACACACAAAACTATCAGGACAAGTGTGCCGAACTGTATAAGCACGTGCACGAGGATGCTGATTATGCGCCACCAAAACTTATGCAAATCACTCTAGCCAAAAGCTTACAACAAGCGCCCGAAACTATCTGGATTGTCGACAATGACTTGAATGAGCATTGCaaagaacagcaacaacaacatgccaGCATATCCTCCTCATCCGTCACGCCGACCACAATGAGCACATTAGCTTCGGCCACAATGCCAGCGACAGCACACTTCGATACCGCCAATTCGCTGCTAAAGAAACAGCTGGAGTCCGGTATGGGCGGTAGCAGCGGTGTTGGTGGTAGTGCCGCATTGCGCCACTCACCTTCGCCAACGCACACGCCAAAAGAGCTGAACGCCGCCGATGCGGATGATTCATCGAATATGCCATCGACCAGCGCCTCAGTGGCCACCAGCGATTTGGCAGTGGATGGCGGCAGCGATTTCACCTCGAGCATTGCATCGCCAGCGCCAATGGAGAAGTGCCTCTACTGTCCCTACGAGACGAAGCATACCACGCTCTACAAGACGCACCTGCAACATCATATCTGCATTAGCAATCAGAAGGAGACTTTCACCTGCGAACATTGCGACTACACGGACGCCAAGCAGGAGCACATAGAAGAGCACACACGCGTGCACTTCAATGCAGTGGAAAAACTGAAATCTGTAGCCTTTTTCACCTCCTATGATAACTTGGAATTGAGTGTGGAGCAAGAGGGCGACGCAGATGAGAGTGTGACAGCGCCCATGACGTCAGCCGAGCAAGAATTAGAGTGTCAGAATGAGCGGCAAGCAGATAACTCGAAGTCGGAGAACGGCTGCTGCGAAGCGCAGGATACCATACAAAATGGAAACGCTGTCGCTGATGTTTCGGCTATGCTGCTGTTAAATATCAAAcaagagcacaacaacaacaatgaagagCATGTCATCAATGAAAATGTGCTGAAGGAGCAGCAATTGTCGGCGGCAAGTGCGCCGAAgggtggcagcagcagcagcagcggtagCGCTATTCAAATAAAGCTAGACAGCGATGACAGAGCAaccgaaacaacaacaacaacaacagcaacagtagcGGAAAACATGAAAAAGCCTTGCAACAAAATTATACTCTACAAAAATGATGGCTGCTTGAGCATAAAGCGCGAAGGTAGCTgcaatagcagcagcaacagcaacaacaatgccagCAGCAATTGTGAGAATATCAGTGATCGGTTGCGTCGTCGCATATcgcgcaacaacagcaacaatgccAATCACTTAAATGGTAATacgaataataataacaacaacaatattaatgaTGAACAAACCGTTGCTGCTGCTGGCTGTGGCAGCGGCGCACAGCCGCCAAGCCATAAAACCATATTAGTAAATGCCAAAACCGGTCAGGTTATTAGTCGGAATTAA